The DNA segment AAAACTCCATTTGCATACCCTATCAGGGATGGTCGCATGCTTCAAAAAATAAACGCAGCAAAAAAAGCGCTGGAAATGATGGAAGAAAACAAAATAATCGGATTGGGCTCAGGCACAACCGCAGCCGAATTCGTGCGCATGCTCGGCGAGAAGAAAAAAGCAGGGTTCAAGATAGACGCGTGCATCCCCACCTCCTTCGAGGCAAGGATGTTCGCGATAAAATATGGCCTTTCCCGCTACCTGTGCGACCCTGACCAGGTGGACAGAATACACGTGGCGGTGGACGGTGCGGATTACGTCTCAAAGGAATTCATAATCAAAGGCGGAGGCGCGGCGCTCACCCGGGAAAAGGTGGTCGCATACAACGCCGAGCGCTTCATAGTGATAGCCGACGAATCCAAAATTGCAAAAGGCCCGAAATCCAGCGTTGCATTGGAGGCGATAAAATTCTCTGCCCCGTTCGTGATAAAAACCCTCGCGAAACTGGGATACCCGGCCACCATAAGGGTCGGGACCGGCAAAGTCGGGCCGATAATAAGCGACAACAACAATTTCATAATAGACGCGAAAATCGAGATAAAAAATCCGTCAACTTTGGAATCAATGCTCAACAGCATCCCCGGAGTCCTCGAGAACGGGATATTCACGAAATTCACGAAAATAATAATCGGCACGGAAAAAGGCGCGTACGAACTCTAATCCCGCTTCATCTTAACCGCTGCAAGCATTAGCAGCGCGGCCAGCGCGCTCACAGCGAACGAGAACACGAAAGTCCCCCTGAACCCCAGGATATTCACGTTCCACAGCAGGCCTGCGATTATGTTGGCAGGGAGCAGGAGAAAACCGGTAATGCCCTGGTAAATCCCCATTGACGTCCCTTTGTTCCCGTCATCACTAATCCTGCTTATGAAAGTCCTTGGGGTGGTATCAAGTATCGCCGCAACCATGCCGAAAGTCACGAAAAACACCAGGAACAAGTAATCCGTAGAGAACGCGAACCCCAGCACGGTGAGCGCGAACAGCGCATAGCCCAGCGCCATCACCTTCCTTCCCCCCAGCCTGTCGGTGAGAAACCCGGCAGGGAGCGCGAACAGCGCATAGCTTATGTTGTATACGATATATCCGAACAGCGTCATCAGCACGTTCCCGGTTATGTCCTGGGCCTTCAATATGAAGAACGCGTTCCCGAATTGCGCGATTCCGAACAGCGCACCCACAATCACCATGCTCTTGTAGCCGCGGTTTCCGAACGCATTCCGCAGGGCTTCCTTCCCGTCGCCCATTTTCCTCACGTGGAGTTCCTTCACGAATCTGGATAAAATTACTACCCCGAGAACAGCAGGAATGACCGCGAGCAGGAATACGCTCCTGTAAGTCTGCTCCTCTCCGAACCTGGGCAGCAGCAAAGCGATAATTACTGCCGCAATGAGCGGCCCGAGAATTGCCCCGAACGCATCCATCATCTTCCTGTACCCGAATGCCCTACCCAGCATCTCCTTCCTGTCGCTGTGCGCCATTATCACGTCCCTGGGGACTCCCCTGAGCCCCTTTCCGAACCGCTCCACTATGCGCAGGCCCAGTATGTTCTGCCAGGTTCCGGCAATAACGAAAAACAGCTTCATGAACGCGGATATGAAATACCCAGAAACGCTCATCGCCTTGTGCTTTCCGAACTTGTCGCTGACGTAGCCGGAGATTGCGGACATGAGCGCAACCACCACTTCAGAGCATCCTTCAATCAACCCTATGACCACTGCGTCGGCTTTGAGCACGTTCATGAGGAAGAGGGGCATTATGGGGTCTATCATCTCGCTGCTCACTTCCACGAGGAAGCTCGTAACCCCGAAAAAAAGCGTGTTCCTGCTCAGGCCGCCGAAACCTCCTCGCGCGGCGCCGTAACGCGTTTTCGGGGCTCCAACGCCCCCTGAACCCCGGTCAGCCAAAAAGCCCATGAATGCTGTTTTCCGCGAAAGCAGTATA comes from the Candidatus Micrarchaeia archaeon genome and includes:
- the rpiA gene encoding ribose 5-phosphate isomerase A — translated: MLQKINAAKKALEMMEENKIIGLGSGTTAAEFVRMLGEKKKAGFKIDACIPTSFEARMFAIKYGLSRYLCDPDQVDRIHVAVDGADYVSKEFIIKGGGAALTREKVVAYNAERFIVIADESKIAKGPKSSVALEAIKFSAPFVIKTLAKLGYPATIRVGTGKVGPIISDNNNFIIDAKIEIKNPSTLESMLNSIPGVLENGIFTKFTKIIIGTEKGAYEL
- a CDS encoding MFS transporter, which translates into the protein MGFLADRGSGGVGAPKTRYGAARGGFGGLSRNTLFFGVTSFLVEVSSEMIDPIMPLFLMNVLKADAVVIGLIEGCSEVVVALMSAISGYVSDKFGKHKAMSVSGYFISAFMKLFFVIAGTWQNILGLRIVERFGKGLRGVPRDVIMAHSDRKEMLGRAFGYRKMMDAFGAILGPLIAAVIIALLLPRFGEEQTYRSVFLLAVIPAVLGVVILSRFVKELHVRKMGDGKEALRNAFGNRGYKSMVIVGALFGIAQFGNAFFILKAQDITGNVLMTLFGYIVYNISYALFALPAGFLTDRLGGRKVMALGYALFALTVLGFAFSTDYLFLVFFVTFGMVAAILDTTPRTFISRISDDGNKGTSMGIYQGITGFLLLPANIIAGLLWNVNILGFRGTFVFSFAVSALAALLMLAAVKMKRD